In a single window of the Anaerocolumna cellulosilytica genome:
- a CDS encoding response regulator transcription factor: MYRVMIIDDEKPLRNLLKMTVPWEELGLEVAGEAASGIEAIHTIDEIKPHIVFVDIRMPFMNGIEFAKLAKKRYKNIRIIILTAFDEFEYARTCIGIGVTEYLVKPLIKQDIIQACEKVISSLREQEPELETESTELFTHFDKMKEYIKRNYRNSELNLTAIAQEFGFNASYLSRRFKADTGMSIIDYITKCRMEKAKECARQKMLMYITAKEVGIPDPNYFGKCFKKYTGIAYSEF, translated from the coding sequence ATGTATAGGGTTATGATTATTGATGATGAAAAACCATTACGGAATCTGTTAAAAATGACCGTTCCGTGGGAAGAGTTAGGACTTGAGGTAGCAGGGGAGGCGGCAAGTGGAATTGAAGCCATACATACCATAGATGAAATTAAACCGCATATTGTATTTGTAGATATCCGTATGCCTTTTATGAATGGAATAGAATTTGCAAAGCTAGCCAAGAAGCGGTACAAAAATATAAGAATTATCATTCTGACTGCCTTTGATGAATTTGAATATGCAAGAACCTGTATTGGAATCGGAGTAACAGAATATCTGGTAAAGCCGCTGATAAAGCAGGATATTATCCAAGCTTGTGAGAAAGTAATATCTAGTTTAAGAGAACAGGAACCTGAGCTGGAAACAGAATCTACAGAGCTATTTACTCATTTTGATAAGATGAAAGAATATATCAAAAGAAATTACCGGAATTCAGAATTGAACCTTACTGCGATTGCTCAGGAGTTTGGCTTCAATGCAAGTTATCTCAGTCGAAGATTTAAAGCAGATACCGGTATGAGTATCATAGATTATATTACGAAATGCCGTATGGAAAAGGCGAAGGAATGTGCAAGGCAGAAAATGCTTATGTATATAACTGCAAAGGAAGTGGGCATTCCGGACCCGAATTATTTTGGTAAATGTTTTAAAAAATATACAGGTATAGCTTATTCTGAATTTTAA
- a CDS encoding TetR/AcrR family transcriptional regulator, whose product MNPEIKHRARKQELFQQINQLIEKEGFANLTIRKICKNLDISIGTFYHYFPDKSDIAWILFSDIDNYFETEVVKEFSDKEPDNLITFSMEYGAFIMKRGVENCRCINLAPLKSKGHSYLDEGRSIFLNLYGIFQRGTEKEQFALTGDSLETARMYMILLRGYCTDWAKREGNYDLVDALKRFSILFCKSLINNPS is encoded by the coding sequence ATGAACCCGGAAATAAAACACAGGGCAAGAAAACAGGAACTATTTCAGCAGATAAACCAACTGATAGAAAAAGAGGGTTTTGCAAACCTGACAATTCGGAAAATATGTAAAAACCTTGATATATCTATTGGCACCTTCTATCATTATTTTCCCGATAAAAGCGATATTGCCTGGATACTATTCTCTGATATTGACAATTATTTTGAAACAGAGGTAGTTAAGGAATTCAGTGATAAGGAACCGGATAATCTTATAACCTTCTCTATGGAATATGGAGCATTTATTATGAAACGAGGGGTGGAAAACTGTCGCTGCATTAATTTGGCTCCGCTAAAAAGCAAAGGTCACAGTTATTTAGATGAAGGTAGAAGTATTTTTTTGAACCTCTATGGTATTTTTCAAAGAGGAACTGAGAAGGAACAATTTGCACTTACTGGTGACAGTCTGGAAACTGCCCGTATGTATATGATATTACTGCGTGGTTATTGCACCGACTGGGCAAAGCGGGAGGGTAATTATGATTTGGTGGATGCGCTAAAACGTTTCAGCATATTGTTTTGCAAAAGTCTGATAAATAATCCTTCATAG
- a CDS encoding sensor domain-containing diguanylate cyclase — protein MKRKYSIFVVTFIIIICTVVSSLFLLSINKVSNIYIDKTQESIYSLKRIFLKDTVDNLVKEIDIERETTADDIRLIVDNIYSIIRLELKNADYSLEERILSHFKYNKNDYWTVLLWDNSKNQPIYNPQQIKGDTWNTVIYKLTSELSSYRIITEGRITAIFGINNSYIDELVKAKIIEKIRTLRFEEDSYIWINEILNYEGGDNYAIRKVHPNMPETEGMYLSTSMTDIKGEHPYQTELDGIKQNGELFFTYYFKKYESDEISKKLTYAKLYKEYDWVIAMGIQLDDMQSYIDQTTGESKSLASRLTIALVFIFFVILFLSFALILGIEKMYHHTAKRQLEAEVNHDPLTKAYSRRYGDKELNHAFKEFKQTGISPGIMLFDMDYFKKINDTYGHAVGDLVLIEIVKSMNRFIRSTDKLIRWGGDEFVAVFNGLQKENAHYFGEKMLMVASAIKVRVGEEIIYPTISIGISYFEETDIDYTDVLKRADDALYQSKTKGRKQTTVN, from the coding sequence ATGAAACGCAAGTATTCCATTTTTGTAGTAACCTTTATAATTATAATATGCACTGTGGTAAGCAGCCTTTTTTTGCTTTCTATTAATAAGGTAAGCAACATATACATTGATAAAACCCAGGAATCCATCTATAGCCTGAAGAGGATTTTTTTAAAAGATACTGTGGACAATTTAGTGAAGGAAATAGATATAGAACGGGAGACTACCGCTGATGATATAAGATTAATTGTGGATAATATATATTCTATAATACGATTAGAGCTTAAAAATGCTGATTATTCATTGGAAGAAAGGATTCTCAGCCATTTTAAGTATAATAAGAATGATTATTGGACGGTGCTTTTGTGGGATAACAGTAAGAACCAGCCCATATACAATCCTCAGCAGATAAAAGGAGATACATGGAATACAGTAATATATAAGCTTACCTCAGAGCTGTCCTCTTACCGAATTATAACGGAAGGCAGAATAACTGCAATATTCGGTATTAACAATTCTTATATAGACGAATTGGTTAAAGCCAAAATTATTGAAAAAATCAGAACGCTACGATTTGAGGAAGATTCCTATATATGGATTAATGAAATATTAAATTATGAAGGCGGAGATAACTATGCCATCCGGAAAGTCCATCCCAATATGCCGGAAACAGAAGGGATGTATCTTTCCACATCTATGACAGATATAAAAGGAGAACATCCCTACCAGACGGAGTTAGATGGCATAAAACAAAACGGAGAGTTATTTTTTACTTATTATTTTAAAAAATATGAGAGTGATGAAATCTCTAAGAAACTAACCTATGCAAAGCTGTATAAAGAATATGACTGGGTAATTGCAATGGGAATTCAACTAGATGATATGCAGAGTTATATAGACCAGACTACAGGGGAAAGCAAAAGCTTAGCTTCCAGGCTCACCATTGCTTTAGTCTTTATTTTCTTTGTTATATTATTTTTAAGCTTTGCTTTGATTTTAGGTATTGAAAAAATGTACCATCATACTGCGAAAAGACAATTAGAAGCAGAAGTAAATCATGATCCGCTGACAAAAGCTTATAGTAGAAGATATGGGGACAAAGAGCTTAACCATGCCTTTAAAGAGTTTAAACAGACAGGCATCAGTCCTGGCATAATGTTATTTGATATGGATTATTTTAAAAAAATTAACGATACTTACGGACATGCTGTAGGTGACCTGGTTTTGATTGAAATAGTCAAGAGTATGAATCGGTTTATAAGAAGTACGGATAAATTAATCCGGTGGGGCGGAGATGAATTTGTTGCCGTTTTTAATGGTTTACAGAAGGAAAATGCCCATTATTTCGGCGAAAAGATGTTGATGGTCGCTTCTGCTATAAAGGTGCGGGTTGGTGAGGAAATCATTTATCCTACAATTTCTATTGGGATATCCTACTTTGAGGAAACAGATATAGACTATACAGATGTGTTAAAGCGTGCTGATGATGCTTTATATCAATCAAAAACTAAGGGTAGAAAGCAAACTACAGTAAATTAA
- a CDS encoding cache domain-containing sensor histidine kinase — protein sequence MGIRKWFLAMNLQRKVRVFFLLLMAICILFCFYLFYVILETNMEAAVIEKEGNNRVSITKNCEIALDNLNSISRLIMLSSSVTAYLTEDTISAAQSKAAIQDIYRILNSFNVTYSVTVLRMDQSYINTGVGITYVDTGSLFYGDWIKDITVKNGGYLIKTGRDKVFRSNTEEILTFIRSINDINTQKEIGILAINIPVSFFGETYAGLSDNSNHFAFFDKTGYLISSDKESIFHHIQLDKELELKQTVKKRFFKESILTLAEVPKTDFVLVTYSQVEILEGLSQRLALGIFIGILFLLLYMNFINTYIASNVTIPIQRLVASMSEVQKGWLHRVSINVNNDEIGLLKDSYNAMLIEINHLIEELIQKEKNLQKAELDALHEQIKPHFLYNTLDTIRYLALENKTDKVYQMLETLASFYRSFLSEGRLTITLREEIGIARDYLTLQKYRYEDVFEVEYDIEEEVADIRIPRLILQPLVENAIYHGIRLKGEKGLIKLTAYKKDHLLYVKIYDSGVGMNKEQIQALFQGNHTKSFGFKGTMERIRYYYKTEEVFDIHSIEGEYCEIELKLPCEREDL from the coding sequence ATGGGGATTCGTAAATGGTTTTTAGCTATGAATTTACAGCGTAAGGTTCGTGTCTTTTTTTTGCTTCTGATGGCAATCTGCATCTTGTTCTGTTTTTATTTATTCTATGTCATCCTGGAAACGAATATGGAAGCTGCGGTTATAGAAAAAGAAGGTAATAACCGTGTTTCCATTACAAAAAATTGTGAAATTGCACTGGACAATCTAAACAGTATCAGCCGTTTGATAATGTTAAGTTCCAGTGTAACTGCTTATCTGACAGAGGACACAATATCTGCCGCCCAATCCAAAGCAGCCATTCAGGATATATACCGTATTCTGAATTCTTTTAACGTAACCTATTCTGTAACAGTACTTAGAATGGATCAGAGTTATATCAATACCGGTGTTGGAATAACCTATGTGGATACCGGTTCTTTATTTTATGGGGATTGGATTAAAGATATCACTGTAAAAAATGGTGGATATCTGATAAAGACCGGCAGAGATAAGGTCTTTCGGTCTAACACAGAAGAGATACTGACTTTTATAAGAAGTATTAATGATATTAACACCCAAAAAGAGATTGGTATACTGGCTATTAATATACCTGTAAGCTTTTTTGGGGAAACCTATGCGGGCCTTTCTGATAACAGTAATCATTTTGCATTTTTTGATAAAACAGGGTATTTAATCAGTAGTGATAAAGAATCTATATTTCATCATATCCAATTAGATAAAGAACTAGAGTTGAAGCAGACAGTTAAAAAAAGATTCTTTAAAGAATCAATACTAACGCTGGCGGAGGTGCCTAAGACTGATTTTGTATTAGTAACTTATTCTCAAGTAGAAATTCTGGAGGGTTTGTCCCAAAGGCTTGCCTTGGGCATTTTTATCGGTATTCTTTTTTTACTGCTTTATATGAATTTTATTAATACCTACATTGCAAGTAATGTGACAATACCAATCCAGAGGCTGGTTGCCAGCATGTCAGAAGTACAAAAAGGCTGGCTTCACCGGGTAAGCATAAATGTTAATAACGATGAAATTGGTTTATTAAAAGACAGCTATAATGCCATGCTCATTGAAATAAACCATCTGATAGAGGAATTAATCCAGAAGGAAAAGAATCTTCAAAAAGCAGAATTAGACGCTTTACATGAACAGATAAAGCCCCATTTCTTGTATAATACCCTAGATACCATAAGGTATCTGGCATTGGAGAACAAAACAGATAAGGTGTATCAAATGTTGGAAACACTGGCAAGCTTTTATAGGAGCTTCTTAAGTGAAGGCAGGCTTACTATTACACTGAGAGAAGAAATCGGAATTGCCAGAGATTATCTAACACTTCAGAAATATCGGTATGAAGATGTTTTTGAGGTTGAATACGATATTGAAGAAGAAGTTGCAGACATTCGGATTCCTAGATTGATATTACAGCCTTTAGTAGAAAATGCAATATACCATGGAATACGATTAAAGGGAGAGAAAGGTCTAATCAAGCTTACAGCCTATAAAAAAGATCATCTTTTGTATGTTAAGATTTATGATTCCGGTGTGGGCATGAACAAAGAGCAGATACAAGCATTGTTTCAGGGAAATCATACTAAAAGCTTTGGATTTAAAGGCACCATGGAACGAATTCGTTATTACTATAAAACGGAAGAGGTATTTGACATACACAGTATAGAGGGGGAATATTGTGAAATTGAATTAAAGCTGCCTTGTGAAAGGGAAGATTTGTGA
- a CDS encoding flavocytochrome c, with translation MKKNLFGRTGKRFMALGLTAMLTVSLFAGCTKKTVPSNSQSGAEPTTGVVTTEEGKYTAGTYTATVTGMHEMTVTVTVSETEILDIKVDHQETPGVGEPAVESIPAEILDIQGLGVDTVSGATLTSNGILEGVKECLKQAGLSDEEIENLAKIKKAVEEEEDQELTADVVVIGAGGAGMAAAVTASQAGKKVIVIEKTGKMGGNTILSGGALNAVDEGSETALANKDSVENHFNQTFEGGDKEGDSVLVHSLVENAWSGVEWLKSLGMEFNDGVFTVTGGMWPRAHKPVEPEGTGFFKTYQEYLNTHSEITMVYNTTAKEFVVENGVVTGVVCTGKTGNTITVKASNGVVLATGGFGQNIEMRIKYNDITKKWPTLDESIPSTNTSGITGDGIIMAEAIGANLVQMGNIQLLPLGDPKTGSLSGNIEHAVESRIFVNLEGNRFVNEGGRRDEMTLALFEQPETKMYIVMDSDTYKEGNELNNFGESIADLVAAGRALKADTLEELAALMGVPAKNLLETVENYNRYCKGGDAEGQTDEFGRILFTDTDGVNNGINNGPFYAALRVPTVHHTMGGVQINEQAQVMDTNGNVIPGLFAAGEVTGGIHGSNRLGGNALTDTVVFGRIAGTSASEFTK, from the coding sequence ATGAAGAAAAATTTATTTGGCAGAACTGGAAAAAGATTTATGGCCTTAGGTCTGACAGCAATGTTAACGGTATCTTTGTTTGCTGGCTGTACAAAGAAAACTGTCCCAAGTAATTCCCAGTCAGGTGCCGAACCCACGACAGGTGTTGTAACTACGGAGGAAGGAAAGTATACAGCAGGAACTTACACAGCGACAGTAACCGGTATGCATGAAATGACTGTTACTGTTACAGTATCAGAAACGGAAATTCTGGACATTAAAGTTGACCATCAGGAGACACCGGGTGTCGGAGAACCAGCAGTGGAATCCATTCCAGCTGAAATTCTTGACATTCAGGGACTTGGCGTTGATACTGTATCCGGTGCCACTTTGACAAGTAATGGTATATTAGAAGGTGTGAAGGAATGTTTAAAACAGGCAGGCCTTAGCGACGAAGAAATAGAGAATTTGGCAAAAATAAAAAAAGCTGTGGAAGAGGAAGAAGACCAGGAACTGACTGCTGACGTTGTTGTAATCGGAGCAGGCGGTGCCGGTATGGCAGCAGCAGTTACTGCTAGTCAGGCAGGCAAAAAAGTAATTGTAATTGAAAAAACTGGAAAGATGGGTGGTAACACTATACTTTCAGGTGGAGCACTAAATGCAGTAGATGAGGGAAGTGAAACGGCTCTTGCCAATAAAGACAGTGTGGAAAATCACTTTAACCAGACTTTTGAAGGAGGAGATAAAGAAGGGGATTCTGTATTAGTACATTCCCTTGTTGAAAATGCTTGGTCAGGAGTAGAATGGTTAAAGAGCCTTGGTATGGAATTTAATGATGGTGTGTTTACCGTAACCGGTGGTATGTGGCCTCGTGCTCATAAACCGGTAGAACCGGAAGGCACAGGCTTCTTTAAAACCTACCAGGAATACCTTAATACCCATAGTGAAATCACCATGGTGTATAATACAACAGCAAAAGAATTTGTTGTTGAAAACGGCGTGGTAACAGGCGTAGTTTGTACCGGTAAAACTGGTAATACAATAACTGTTAAAGCTTCAAATGGTGTAGTACTTGCAACCGGAGGTTTTGGTCAAAATATCGAAATGCGTATAAAGTACAATGATATAACAAAGAAATGGCCGACCTTGGATGAATCCATACCAAGCACCAACACGAGCGGAATTACAGGTGACGGTATTATTATGGCAGAAGCAATAGGAGCTAATCTTGTTCAAATGGGTAACATTCAGTTATTACCATTAGGTGATCCTAAGACAGGAAGCCTTTCTGGTAACATAGAACATGCAGTAGAAAGCCGTATCTTTGTTAATCTGGAGGGTAACCGTTTTGTGAATGAAGGCGGTCGCCGTGATGAAATGACTTTGGCATTATTTGAACAACCTGAAACAAAAATGTATATCGTTATGGATAGCGATACATATAAAGAAGGCAACGAGTTAAATAACTTTGGCGAAAGTATCGCCGATTTAGTAGCTGCCGGACGCGCTTTAAAAGCTGATACATTGGAAGAGCTGGCAGCACTTATGGGAGTACCTGCAAAAAATCTTCTGGAAACGGTGGAAAATTACAACCGTTATTGTAAGGGTGGAGATGCAGAAGGACAAACCGATGAATTCGGTCGTATTTTATTCACAGATACAGATGGTGTAAACAACGGAATCAATAATGGGCCTTTCTATGCAGCACTTCGTGTACCTACCGTACACCATACAATGGGTGGTGTTCAAATCAATGAACAGGCTCAAGTTATGGATACAAATGGTAATGTAATTCCGGGACTGTTTGCTGCCGGTGAGGTAACAGGAGGCATCCATGGAAGTAACCGACTTGGAGGTAATGCCTTGACTGACACGGTAGTATTCGGACGTATTGCTGGTACAAGTGCATCAGAATTTACAAAATAA
- a CDS encoding carbohydrate ABC transporter permease: MSKKIKSTGLYGALVLWAIVNLFPIYWMFTFSLKDNSEIFGSNVLGLPKDWLWSNYAEALGKGNMALYFFNSIIVTFLTIALTLLCSLMAAYALTRMEWRGRRTVRNIFMLGLTVPIHAAILPVFIMLRSFKMTNSYQALILPYTAFALAMAIMICQSFTENIPRELEEAACIDGCGVYGIFCRIILPLMKPALSTIAIFTFLQAWNELMFAVIFISDSRYRTLSVGIQTLSGAYTTKWGPIGAALVIATFPTLIAYGFLGKEIQKSLLAGAIKG, encoded by the coding sequence ATGAGTAAAAAGATAAAAAGCACCGGTCTTTATGGTGCCTTGGTTCTATGGGCAATTGTAAATCTGTTTCCTATATATTGGATGTTCACCTTTTCTTTAAAAGACAATTCGGAAATTTTTGGTTCTAATGTCCTTGGACTTCCCAAGGACTGGTTGTGGTCAAACTACGCAGAGGCACTGGGAAAAGGTAATATGGCACTTTACTTTTTTAATAGTATTATAGTTACCTTCTTAACAATCGCACTTACGCTCCTTTGCTCTTTAATGGCAGCCTATGCACTAACCAGAATGGAATGGAGGGGACGCAGAACAGTTCGAAATATATTTATGCTAGGGCTGACCGTACCAATTCATGCGGCAATATTACCGGTCTTTATTATGCTTCGCAGTTTCAAAATGACCAATTCTTATCAGGCGCTGATTCTGCCTTATACTGCATTTGCACTGGCTATGGCTATTATGATATGCCAAAGCTTCACAGAAAATATTCCGAGAGAATTAGAAGAAGCAGCGTGTATTGACGGATGTGGTGTCTACGGAATCTTTTGTCGGATTATACTGCCGTTAATGAAACCAGCATTGTCGACCATAGCTATATTTACCTTCTTGCAGGCTTGGAATGAATTAATGTTTGCAGTTATTTTTATCAGCGATTCCAGATACCGAACCTTGTCCGTCGGCATACAGACACTATCAGGAGCTTACACCACGAAATGGGGGCCAATTGGTGCGGCTCTTGTGATTGCTACTTTTCCAACCTTGATAGCTTATGGGTTCTTGGGGAAAGAGATTCAGAAAAGCCTCCTTGCTGGTGCCATTAAAGGATAA
- a CDS encoding pectate lyase family protein, giving the protein MNILETRMNILKTRINSKFIVCALVLAMLMGAFANVKIFAAGVSVTESGSWYESAYIKWQPLQSAKGYNVYVKPANASDSAYVQIDNQLIRQYATYWRADAVGLSAGNYFVKVEAVLSNGTKVNHVSSTLEVKAHDRSGFAFSGESQYKTGSGAYKEDGTLKDGAQVIYITSETAKTVELDVIVNSSGKLQTGTGIGEILNLRQKGYDTRPLSIRFLGRVTDENMSGQLNSSGYLQVKGKSSYAEMNMTLEGIGEDATAYGWGILLRNCGNVEVRNLGIMLFPDDGISLDTGNCNIWVHNNDIFYGRAGSDADQAKGDGSADVKGASTYVTISYNHFWDSGKSSLCGMSDTAEFFVTYHHNWYDHSDSRHPRIRVASVHIYNNYFDGNSKYGVGTTKGSSAFVEANYFRNCKYPMMSSKQGTDALGDGTFSGENGGMIKAYNNIVEGASSLIYANSDAGTTRADNRSYDAYLASERNEIVPASYKTIAGGTGYNNFDTRKDMGVALSAIDSVGDVKAIVTADAGRLNGGDFTWVFDNAVDDKLYTVNTALMNKIRNYQSELISVGGNSEQVTPIPTTIPTVVPTAVPTVTPTAVPTVNPTPTPVTGGYIHNFTTDGKDSSFFTIKGNLSSSKGSVIYEGITLTQCLKMESSTNIEFTLSEPASLTLVFNSPDGVNVKIDNTEHPVRDGIVTVLLDSGVHAVTKGDVANLYYMEVK; this is encoded by the coding sequence ATGAATATCTTAGAAACAAGAATGAATATTTTGAAAACAAGAATAAACAGTAAGTTTATTGTATGTGCACTTGTCCTTGCAATGCTTATGGGTGCCTTTGCCAATGTTAAAATCTTTGCAGCTGGTGTTTCAGTAACGGAAAGCGGAAGTTGGTATGAAAGCGCCTATATAAAATGGCAGCCCTTGCAAAGCGCTAAGGGTTACAATGTATATGTGAAACCAGCAAATGCTTCCGATTCAGCTTATGTCCAAATTGATAACCAGCTAATCAGACAATATGCCACATACTGGAGGGCGGATGCAGTAGGACTTTCCGCAGGAAATTATTTCGTAAAAGTAGAGGCAGTACTTTCTAATGGTACGAAAGTAAACCATGTATCCTCTACTTTGGAGGTAAAGGCGCACGACAGAAGTGGTTTTGCATTTTCTGGTGAGTCACAATATAAAACCGGCTCGGGTGCCTATAAGGAGGATGGAACCTTAAAGGATGGAGCACAGGTTATTTATATAACGTCCGAGACAGCCAAAACAGTAGAACTGGATGTAATCGTAAATAGTTCCGGTAAGTTACAGACGGGTACTGGCATTGGTGAAATATTAAACTTACGGCAGAAAGGCTATGATACACGACCTCTTTCCATTCGTTTCCTTGGAAGGGTAACGGATGAAAATATGAGTGGGCAGTTAAATAGCAGCGGTTACCTACAGGTAAAAGGAAAGTCCTCCTATGCCGAAATGAACATGACACTGGAGGGGATTGGTGAAGATGCAACTGCTTACGGCTGGGGAATTTTATTAAGAAATTGTGGAAATGTAGAAGTACGGAATCTAGGAATCATGTTATTTCCTGATGATGGTATCTCTCTGGATACCGGTAACTGTAATATATGGGTACATAATAATGATATCTTTTACGGAAGAGCTGGCTCCGATGCAGATCAGGCAAAAGGGGACGGCTCTGCGGATGTAAAAGGTGCATCTACTTATGTTACTATTTCTTATAATCATTTTTGGGACTCCGGTAAAAGCTCCCTATGCGGTATGAGTGATACGGCAGAATTCTTTGTAACCTACCACCATAACTGGTATGACCATTCTGATTCCCGCCATCCGCGTATTCGTGTGGCCTCCGTACATATCTATAATAATTATTTTGATGGGAATTCAAAATATGGCGTGGGTACTACAAAAGGCAGTTCTGCCTTTGTAGAAGCTAATTATTTCAGAAATTGTAAATATCCTATGATGAGTTCGAAACAAGGAACAGATGCGCTGGGCGACGGAACTTTCTCCGGTGAGAACGGTGGTATGATAAAGGCTTATAATAATATTGTAGAAGGTGCGTCCAGTCTTATCTATGCCAACTCAGATGCCGGAACAACCAGAGCAGATAACCGCTCCTATGATGCCTATCTGGCATCAGAAAGAAATGAAATAGTACCAGCCTCTTATAAAACCATAGCAGGAGGTACAGGCTATAATAATTTTGATACCAGAAAAGATATGGGAGTAGCTCTTTCTGCGATTGATTCGGTTGGTGATGTAAAGGCGATTGTAACTGCTGATGCCGGTCGTTTAAATGGCGGAGATTTTACCTGGGTATTTGATAATGCAGTTGATGATAAGTTGTATACGGTAAATACTGCTTTAATGAATAAAATCAGAAATTATCAATCCGAACTTATTTCTGTTGGAGGCAATTCAGAACAAGTTACACCTATACCAACTACAATTCCGACGGTAGTACCAACAGCAGTACCAACCGTAACACCGACAGCAGTTCCTACAGTAAATCCAACACCAACACCGGTTACTGGCGGTTATATACATAACTTTACCACAGACGGAAAAGATAGTAGTTTTTTTACCATTAAAGGGAACCTATCCTCCAGTAAAGGTTCAGTTATCTATGAAGGCATAACACTGACCCAGTGTTTGAAGATGGAAAGCTCCACCAATATTGAGTTTACCTTAAGTGAACCGGCTTCCTTAACCTTAGTATTTAATTCCCCGGATGGAGTGAACGTAAAGATTGATAATACGGAGCATCCGGTAAGAGATGGAATTGTAACCGTTTTACTTGACAGCGGAGTGCATGCTGTTACCAAAGGGGATGTTGCTAATTTATACTATATGGAAGTGAAATAA